In Streptomyces sp. NBC_01551, one DNA window encodes the following:
- the nirD gene encoding nitrite reductase small subunit NirD: protein MTVELRVAEGWLTVCELSSLTPGRGVAALLPDGSQAAVFVDRAGRPYAIANQDPFTGAQVLSRGLVGTVAGRAFVASPLLKQRFDLESGHCLDDEAVAVRTYPVRTAVTSGAAA, encoded by the coding sequence ATGACCGTGGAACTGCGTGTGGCCGAAGGCTGGCTGACGGTGTGCGAGCTGTCCTCGCTCACCCCCGGGCGCGGGGTGGCGGCCCTGCTGCCCGACGGGAGCCAGGCCGCGGTGTTCGTCGACCGCGCGGGGCGCCCGTACGCCATCGCCAACCAGGACCCCTTCACCGGGGCGCAGGTGCTCTCGCGGGGGCTGGTGGGGACCGTGGCGGGCCGGGCCTTCGTGGCCTCGCCGCTGCTGAAGCAGCGCTTCGACCTGGAGTCGGGGCACTGCCTGGACGACGAGGCGGTGGCGGTCCGGACCTACCCGGTGCGGACCGCCGTGACCTCGGGCGCCGCGGCGTAG
- a CDS encoding VOC family protein, giving the protein MPTMIFVNLPVKDIEATKAFWGKLGYSFNPQFSDESTGCLVISDTIFAMLMTEARFKDFATKEVADAGKTTEVMLALSAESREQVDEVVGAALAAGATEPRPAQDLGFMYGRAFEDLEGHVWEYVWMDPAAVQG; this is encoded by the coding sequence ATGCCCACCATGATCTTCGTCAACCTGCCCGTCAAGGACATCGAGGCCACCAAGGCGTTCTGGGGCAAGCTCGGCTACTCCTTCAACCCCCAGTTCAGCGACGAGTCGACGGGCTGCCTCGTCATCAGCGACACGATCTTCGCGATGCTGATGACCGAGGCCCGCTTCAAGGACTTCGCCACCAAGGAGGTGGCGGACGCCGGCAAGACGACCGAGGTCATGCTCGCCCTGAGCGCGGAGAGCCGGGAGCAGGTCGACGAGGTGGTCGGCGCCGCCCTCGCGGCGGGCGCCACCGAGCCCCGCCCGGCCCAGGACCTCGGCTTCATGTACGGCCGCGCCTTCGAGGACCTGGAGGGCCACGTCTGGGAGTACGTGTGGATGGACCCGGCGGCCGTCCAGGGCTGA
- a CDS encoding alkaline phosphatase PhoX, which yields MERRTFLRGAVIGSSAAAFGGTLMRGAAYAAPAQPGAGPYGALGAADANGIMLPAGFSSRVIARSGQSVPGTSYSWHSAPDGGACFADGAGWIYVSNSEVNPGGGASAVKFDSSGTVTGAYRILSDTRQNCAGGKTPWNTWLSCEEVSRGYVYETDPYGVNAAVQRPAMGQFKHEAAAADPVRRVVYLTEDETDGCFYRFVPTTWGNLSSGTLQVLKASSAASGSFTWANVPDRDGSPTATRSQVSGAKKFNGGEGCHYANDTVWFTTKGDNRVWQLNLANSTYELAYDDSLVPGGAAPLTGVDNVTGSSYGDLYVAEDGGNMEICVITPDDVVAPFLRITGQSSSEITGPAFSPAGNRLYFSSQRGTSGSSSAGITYEVMGPFRV from the coding sequence GTGGAACGTCGTACCTTCCTGCGCGGCGCTGTGATCGGATCCTCGGCCGCCGCCTTCGGCGGCACGCTCATGCGCGGGGCCGCCTACGCGGCGCCCGCCCAGCCCGGCGCCGGTCCCTACGGCGCGCTCGGCGCGGCCGACGCCAACGGCATCATGCTGCCGGCCGGCTTCAGCAGCCGGGTGATCGCCCGCTCGGGCCAGAGCGTCCCCGGCACCTCGTACAGCTGGCACAGCGCCCCCGACGGCGGCGCGTGCTTCGCCGACGGCGCGGGCTGGATCTACGTGTCGAACTCGGAGGTCAACCCCGGCGGCGGCGCGAGTGCGGTGAAGTTCGATTCCTCCGGCACGGTGACCGGCGCCTACCGGATCCTCTCCGACACCCGGCAGAACTGCGCGGGCGGAAAGACCCCGTGGAACACCTGGCTGTCCTGTGAGGAGGTCAGCCGCGGCTACGTGTACGAGACGGACCCGTACGGGGTGAACGCGGCCGTGCAGCGCCCGGCGATGGGGCAGTTCAAGCACGAGGCGGCCGCCGCCGACCCGGTGCGCAGGGTGGTCTACCTGACGGAGGACGAGACCGACGGCTGCTTCTACCGCTTCGTCCCGACGACCTGGGGAAACCTCTCTTCGGGCACGCTCCAGGTCCTCAAGGCCTCCAGCGCCGCCTCCGGCTCCTTCACCTGGGCCAACGTCCCGGACCGTGACGGCTCCCCCACCGCCACCCGCAGCCAGGTCTCGGGCGCGAAGAAGTTCAACGGCGGCGAGGGCTGCCACTACGCCAACGACACCGTCTGGTTCACCACCAAGGGCGACAACCGGGTCTGGCAGCTCAACCTCGCGAACAGCACCTACGAGCTCGCCTACGACGACTCCCTGGTCCCCGGCGGCGCGGCGCCGCTGACCGGCGTCGACAACGTCACCGGGTCCTCGTACGGCGACCTGTACGTCGCGGAGGACGGCGGCAACATGGAGATCTGCGTGATCACCCCGGACGACGTGGTGGCCCCCTTCCTGCGGATCACCGGACAGTCCTCCTCGGAGATCACCGGCCCCGCCTTCTCGCCCGCCGGGAACCGGCTGTACTTCTCCAGCCAGCGCGGCACCTCCGGCAGCTCCTCGGCCGGCATCACGTACGAGGTCATGGGCCCGTTCCGGGTCTGA